CTGACGGGCGTCGAGTTGCAGCACGGTAGAAGGGAAGATATCGTCGGCAACGAGAATTGTTGGCCCGCTAAATTGCGGCAACGGCTCACTGCGGCCCTGAAGGTGGCGCAGCGTGCGATGCAAAATATCTTCAATATCAATATAGCGCGCTTGCAGGTAGGCATCGTCGAGATGGCGATATTGCTGGCTTAAATCGACCAGCACCTGATACCACGCCCACTCAGCGCAACACTGTTCATCGCGCACGATATCGCAGGCGGCTTCGAATAAATCAGGGTCGTCGAGCAGGGTATGATGCCCGGAGAAGATTGCCGCGATATCGGCGCAATATTTCTCTTCCGCCTGCGTGGTCAGCGCGCTAAGGTCTTCCAGCGTCTGGTCGATGGCTCGTTTCAGGCGCAGTTGCTGCTGGCCAGTATCGCCGCAATTTTCCCGCTCTACCGCAGCATGCGGCTGCGGATACCGCGCTACGCGGCCCTGTACGCGAGCGGCGGTAGCGGGCTGAAGCGCAGGCGATGCGCCCGTTTGCTCGCCGAAGTTGTCTGCCGCCAGTGCCTGAAATGCCGCCAGCGCGGCGTCGGCGTCTGGGCCGCGGGCCAGAAGCCGTAAGGTATCGTTGCAGCGAACCTGGAGCAGGGCGATTTGGTTGAGGCTATCCGGGGTCACGCATTTCCCCTCTTTTTCCAGCACCAGCTCGGCATTGAACCCGGTTAGCGCGGCGACCAGCTTTGATGCCGGGCGAACGTGCAGGCCGTTGTGGTTTTTAATGACCACCGAAACGGAGCGCGCATCGGTCAGCGCGGCGACGGTGGAAGAGGATTGCGGTTGCGATGGTAATCCCAGCTGTACGCGCTTTGCCTCCAGCGCATTCATGGCGTCTTCGATCACCTTATCGATATTGGCTCCGGCAGCGGCGCTGACCGTTGCCGCCAGGGTGCCTTCGACCAGCGGTGCGGCACACAGCCGAACCTTCGCGGCAATCGCCGGATCGAGCAGATCCAGTGCGGTTTCGGCGCTGAGGAGGGCGCTGCCGATATCCATCATCACCAGCACATGATCGGTGTCGGCAACGGATTCAATCGCTTCCATGACTTTAATCGGATCGGTGCCGATCGGGCTTGTAGGATCGTCAATCCCGGCGGCGATCGCCAGCTTACAGCCGTCGTTCA
This Klebsiella sp. RHBSTW-00484 DNA region includes the following protein-coding sequences:
- the dhaM gene encoding dihydroxyacetone kinase phosphoryl donor subunit DhaM, with the translated sequence MVNLVIVSHSAQLGEGVGELARQMLMNDGCKLAIAAGIDDPTSPIGTDPIKVMEAIESVADTDHVLVMMDIGSALLSAETALDLLDPAIAAKVRLCAAPLVEGTLAATVSAAAGANIDKVIEDAMNALEAKRVQLGLPSQPQSSSTVAALTDARSVSVVIKNHNGLHVRPASKLVAALTGFNAELVLEKEGKCVTPDSLNQIALLQVRCNDTLRLLARGPDADAALAAFQALAADNFGEQTGASPALQPATAARVQGRVARYPQPHAAVERENCGDTGQQQLRLKRAIDQTLEDLSALTTQAEEKYCADIAAIFSGHHTLLDDPDLFEAACDIVRDEQCCAEWAWYQVLVDLSQQYRHLDDAYLQARYIDIEDILHRTLRHLQGRSEPLPQFSGPTILVADDIFPSTVLQLDARQVKGICLQAGSELSHGAIIARQASIAMLCQQGEALNTLQNGDTVTLDVPGKRIIRG